The stretch of DNA AGTGATATCACAGAGCTTGGTTACAGAACCTGCGGTCCCGACCAGAATATGCGAAATAACCGAAGATGGGTTGTCGAGTGAACACCAGGCCGGCTGTCTTGACGACACTTGTTTGGTAGCTCACTGTACCAAACAGGGGAGAGCTACTCGTGTGGTTGTTGCTTGCATACATCCTTTCCTCCCTCTGCTCTCAAATCCACCTCCATTCCAATTACCTCCGCCACCGTAACCGCTGTGCGACGACTCATCTCATACTACTGTCAAGTGAGCGCCATTAACAGGTGCACCAACAGCAGTTCGAATCCTCCACAGGTGAAGGAATTCTCATTCTATTTGTACTGCCGCGGTCAATGCATCCACCAACGCGGTGGAAACGAAGCCCATTTGACACTTGCCAACCATCTCTATAAACAACGGGGCGCGGGGGGTGCCTGGATGCGTGTTAAAGTTCACGCGGGCCGTGACTCACCCGACATCACAAACTGGCCCATGATAACCAACCTGACGCGATCAACTAACAATTCATCATGGGGGGGGATCTAATCAGCGCGGCGGCTATCCTGCAGATTGCCCGCATGGCTGCAGATGCAGTGGCGAACTTGGGCAAGTCGACAGTGCTCAGCGCAGCCTTAGCCCAGGAAGGCGTGGACGTGGACGTCCTGGGTCGGTTGCTGGGCGCCCTCTCCATCCGCCCCAGGAAGCAGTATGCCGCCGCGCTGTCCCACGCTGCGCCACTACATGGACGGTTCTCGTCACGCTTCCTCTCCCAGGTACTTCCCGAATCCGTGCCGACTGTGCAAGTAGGTTTCCTCTCCTTCtacccctcctccttcccctctcccactcccaacCTCCGCTCACCCCAGCAAAAACTGGCCGAGAGCCAACCCGGCAaggccctcctcctcctcgttaGCGGGTTGGCGTGCGCAGCTCCGTCTCGCCAAatcctcggcctcctccgcgagctcCTAGCCGTAAGCTACGGCCTCccgcgcgtcgccgagctctcCGAATCATACCTCCGCACCTGCTCGCACGCTGGTACGATGGCTGTCATCTCGGAGCAGGTGCAGGGTCATCTGGAATGGTACACGTTGGCCTTCGACACTGTGGGTGAAGGGGCGCGGCGAGCAAGTGctcgcgagctcgcggcggTTCTGCTAGCGTTCGGGCGCGCTCAGACCCAAGAAGGGGCGTACGTCCGCATCCGGAATCTATGCGGTTTAGaacccctcctcgcggccctcaGCACTCTCTTTGGTGCAACGGTACGCGTAGGCCAACTCATGCCCCGAGCCGCGTCTCTCAGCATGGTGGACATTGCGCCGACCGAGATCGTGTGCGAGTTCGGCACTGGATCGGCGTCGGTCGCCCTCGTGCGCTTGGGAGGACCGGTGCTCGAATACCTCGGGACTGGGGGTGTGACCACGCCCAAGTCGTTCAGTTGTGGACAGATGCGGGCGTGCGCACGGGCCCGACTCGCCCGTGCGGGAAAGAgttgggcggcgcgcgcagcTGCTGGCGCTTTCATTGCGCGGACGATTgcggccgacctcgccatgcgggccgagcttgccatgtccgacgaggtgcgctTGCGGCTTGTATCATGAGTGCGgttagctgacagcaggctATCACGAAGCCGGACGTCATCGCCCGCGACTGGATTACAGAGTTCGGGCACGCAGTCAACGTCCAATCCCTCGACCCGCCCGATTACGAAAGCACTGATCACACCGCGGTTGCGCTCCATGGAGCGCCTCCAGACCTAGTGTTCCTCCTCAAGGCAGCTGCGGGGAGCAAGAACGCGGTGCAGCTATATCTCGCGTGTCTGGgggacctcggcgtcgaggtccagGCGCTGTGCGACGACCCGGAGATACAGTCTGCTCTGAACCAGCTGTGGTTGGTGTCGTATCTCACTGTAATATACGGGTGCCCGGTACCGGGACTCGAAGTGCGCGGGTCCGCGGTGGAGCGGTGGAAGTTCCCTTCCACGGTGGGGCGCATGCTCGGCTCGCTCGTGGTGTTGCCGGCTTATGACGGGATCATGGgccgcgagctggcgcACAGCAGGGCCGTAGCGGCGGTGCAGGCTGGCGCGTACGTCCTTCTCCCGCGTCTTCTGGCAGAGGAGAGCGTGGGAACATTGGAATCAAGTTTGCTCATAATGTTACCTGGCGCGTTCCGGGTGGACAAGGTAGCTGTGGACAGCTTCCTCCCCGACGAATGCGAGACGGTGGCCCTCTCCGATTTGCGGGACACCGAGCCGCCCGCGGACGCAAGCGCCTCCAACATCATCGAATACCActacgccgaggccgagacggGATACGCCCTCCGTGTCCTCGCGGCGGGGTACCAACTTGACCTCGCTGCCGCTCTCAAGGGCATCATGGGGATACGGCGCCTGCACGCGTTCACAGAGCAGGTCGAACATACCACTTGGCTCAAGGCTGCGCCGCACCATACCGTCGCGGAACCACAACACATGTCTTGGTTCCAGAAGACAGTGTACCTTTCCCACGAGAATGAAGCTGggcgcctcctcgcttTTGCGAGGGTTGGGGAGCGGCGTGAACGCCTCAAGGCGGTATTCTTCGAGGGCGCTGACTACCGCCAAGCACTGGCGTACGCCGACCGTCACCAGTGCAAGATCGTCATATTGTGAACGCGTAGCTGGTACGTCGATGTCAACTGGGTGCACGGCGGAGTTCCTCGGGGAAGCGTACTGTCCAGTACTGTGTATGGGACGTAGTAGGGGCCACGTCTGCAGAGCTATAGTTACCCCAATCTCAGGATGGCATTGCCGCACGCGGACGCATCCCATGCGTTTATACTTGGCTCCAACACGGCCCTGAAAACAGTTACAGAGCGACTGGTTTCCAAACCTGTTGGGACACCGTGAGCATGAGTATGATATTGGGGCCTTGTAAGGTCAGTACGTTAGGTAGGGGGTTGGACCACCCATGTAGTGGACAGCTCATCCCTGGAACATGGGTGGAACGTCGACGGGGTGAAGTCAGGTGGGTTCAGCGAGTAAGAGGGAGGCCTGAACACGATCTGGTAACAGGCTGAAGTGAGCTAAAGACAACGGCCAATAAGGGAAAAGACTGGGATAACGTTTCTCAGCATCTCACTCGCACCCCGTTCACTTCTTCCTATCCAATTCACCCCATGCTCCACGGAGGGGCACGTTCAACAGTTGATCCCATTCAACGTCACGCTGCGTAAACGCATCAAACTCCCCTCGTCTCTGGATGAGCTTCTCTTGCACCCTGCCTGCCATGCACATCTGCCTAGACGTGACACTCACATTTTTATCAAGTCGCCATGGAATGCATGTTCGGGAGCCATGCGATTTTTTCAACGAGTCGGAGCGTCAGTTGGCCTTTACCGTCTCCGTGACAGTTTAGTTGCCCTGTTCTTTCCCAGTCCGAGTTGCTGAACGGCATGCTTTGGCCCTGAGCCAACGTATAAACGCCAGAACAAAGAAAACTGGGGTTGGCTCTACGCACCCCGAGAACGCACAGCTAAATACGACATCTACCCGTAAGCTAGCGAGATAATTCGACAATGTGTCCCAGTGAGAGATCTGACAACAAGCAACAGAGAGTGAGACAGTGTGGAATGGAAGATGCGGGGCCCATAAAATGGAATGTGGCATAATCGACATTCCGCGCTCCCGAATCGCCACAGTCGCCACCGTCTGCTTGCTAAAACGATCTGGGAACGAGTTTGGCTTGGGGAGAGGTGAAATAGTTCAAAGCTGTCGAAGGAGCGCCACAGAGGCAGCGTGATCAGAAGGGAATGGGGGACGGGGTGGAGGCGTTGCATTCTGCCGTTCTGCCTCCCCCCATTTTGAAATCGCAAGCCAAGTTGCCATGCTCCCGGGGAAATCGGAGGCAGCTGCTCTAATAAACAAATGAGAGAAATCCGTGATGGAGAGAGTCTACAATAACTAGAATCGTTTTGAGAGAAACGCAATACATTATCGAGAAGTGGCAAGGTGTCTGTCTATTCCTGTAGCGAACGCAATCGCTGCCACTGCCATTTCTTCCGCGGCACATACGGTCGCTGAGAAATAGGAGACAGGGCTGTGCACCCCAAGCCGTGCCGTCCACGTCAGCGCCCTCGGATGGGAGCCTAAACTGTGGAGCCTATACCGCCAATTGGTCTCCTATCGTTATCCCTCAGGCCATATTCGAGGGACGCTTTCCGCAGCAAGTGAGTGTTTGGGGCACAACAGCTTCATGGCACTTGACCTCGTTACGACGCCAACACTGGGGAGGGTTCAATGGGCAGCACATCGTCCAGCGCTCAGAAGTCAGGGTGAGGGATCGGGGGCTGCGGGAAGTTCACGCCGAGCAGCCAAGTCACGGTGTGAATCTCCTTGAGCAGGGTCAGGCTGCGGCCCCACTACTGATCACGCTTCACGGCAAGATCACATCCCACATTATTGTGAGGCACAACCAACCCCGGCCTTTGTCTGCTCGGTTCTGATGATGCTGAGAGAGTATTGTCACGACAACAACTATAGTCCCGCCACCAGCCACCAGGCAACATGTGAGCACTGTCCAATTCTCTCCCCTGCCAAGTAACTGAAAGATAAAGTTCAAGATCCACTATCCCGTAACTGCGGGTGCGCCTTTGAGACCCAGTTGTTTCGACAGATTATGCCAGATTATTTCCTAGCTGGTCAACGTTAGTCTCTGGCTCCACAATTGTCCTAAGACATTCGTGGTTCGCTGTTTGTGGCAGGCTGCTGCCTTCACAACAGCCATTCGTCAGATAGGCTTCCTCTGTGGACTTGAACGTTCCCATCCCTCAAACTGTGCATCCGGTTATCCGCATCGTTCGGTTCCCGTTCAGATCCACATTATGTTTAACAAATTCCGCTAGCTTCTTTGTCCCTTGAAGCACGTAGCATCGACAGGCCGCGGCCTGTGCAACGTATCGTGCATTTCGCCCCCAACCAAAGGTATTGTAGGCTGTCTACAGATACATAGCCGTCCAGGTAGACTCCCCTACCCTGCCACACTGCCCCAAAGCAGTTCTGGAATCCCCTGGATTTTTTATCATATGCCGAGTCGTGGCAGGCCCGAAGACCATATACTTTGAATGAGACTGAATGATAATTGCACCTCGGACTGTACAAAGTCGCCTTGGTGCAAACATAGTGGCCCTCTCTTCCCTTCCGGTATTAACAGATCATGCCACTGCAGTTAGGGGACAAGTTGGGGCCTGGGTCTGGCCAAAAATGACGTCCAATTATTCCGGAGAGCTGATATTGAGCGCTGAAATTGCACCCCGATTGATCCCCCGGGGTTTGGGACCTTAGTTTGCGTCTTAGACAAGATCCATAATCACCACTCAGCTCGGTTCCgggagatggagcggcGGCCTCCCTGGCCTTGGACACTTTGGTTTAGATGctctcaagctcgtccaACGGAAAGCAGGAGATTAGCAATTCTTGTGAATGAGGATGCAGGGTGGATGGCAAGGCGACACTCGGCATTTACCAAGACATCGGACACGATAGCGATTGTTGCTGTTTTGTTGGTGGGGCTGGCTGGAATCGTCACCCAACTGGAATAGGTCCGGAGGACCGCGTCTCGGCCCAACGAATTCAGGAAATTTCCAGAGGGCAGGCGGTCAGTCAGAGAACCGCGTAATCTTCCCTTCCTGGTTGATAATCTGGTATTGTTCTGTGACATCCGGAGACCATTTCAGGCCGATGGGTTATCCCTATTGGTCACAGGCTCCACCTCTGTCCTTTTGCTTAGAATCCAAGAGCCACACGTTTCTCGTAAAACGGGACCTTCTTCACCTTCTGATGAACCTTGGAATCGCGGACCGAAACCCGAATCGGCGTTACTCGCTCCACAAAGCTGGCATATGCTAGCGACTAAACTGTGAAAGATGCAACAAAGAGGTGGCAGATCTGGAGATAGAGCGCATAGCAAGAATACCGAGCGTAAGCCATTTTTACCCTACCtactcggccttggtgtCGTCCGAGGCTGGGATAGCTCCACTACACCGGCTCCACTGCTAAGTCCGCCGAAGTGTCCGAACCTTGTTCTGTACGAGCGCCAGCCCAAGAAGGTCCTCTGCTGCGGCCCGCTCACTGATTTGCACCCAGTTGGCCTGTGCAGACGTTGAAACTCATTTTAGCGTTCACCAGGGTATCACCCTGAGTGGCGGCGCCACCCCCTACGCCCACCGGCTGGTGAGACAAGAGGCAGTCTGTGCATAGCTCTGCAAGATCCCTCCTGGAATCAGGTTAAACCGTAATTGTTTTTGCGCTCTGCGTCGGACATGTCGTTCAAACAGAATGCAGTTGAGCAGGATCAAGATGGCGTTGAGCAGTATTGAATTATACCAGGAGGATTTTAGCAGAGAGCGCGTTCACCagcgccaccaccaccgtcgccgaggacgccggCGTCGTCAACCCCTCTCATCCACCGAATATATAAAGAGCATCGCGCGATGCATCGCGCGCCACCATCGCCCCCAGCGCACCTACCCACACTGCGGGGCTCATCAGCAAGACCCCACACCTCCACCGACCTGTCACCGCTCCACGCCCCTGAGCTCTTTGCTCAGTCCCCCTGTGCGGCTTACCTGAGCGCCACTACTTTTCGGTGGTCCTCCGAGACGCAAACCCGAACCGCCGGAGGGGTCTGTCATTCATTCCGTCCATTCTATACCCGCCTTTGAGATCTGTTTGACGAGCACCTGACAACAGCAacaaccaccaccgccggcGGCAGGCATGATCGCCCCTATTTACTCGCTGGCAAACACTGCGCGTGTGCTGTGAGGGGTTGTGTGGGTCCGATTGAAGACCGAGTTGGCTGCCGGCATTATCAGCCTGATGTGGCGCCCTTGAAGCGCTGGTAATGTGAGAGGGGTGAGAGAGTGCCAAACGCACAGCTGCGCATGCCCGCCTATGCTTCAGATACCATGCGGGTACGGCACGCTCCCCCCCGTAGCTCGGGCCACTTCGAATCTTCATGACATCACGAACGGCGCGTGCCCTTATCAGACTGCGGTCCGGAAGCCCGACGAGCGCATCCCCGAGTGAAGCGCGCTTGTTTGCATCAAGCCCCTGACCATATCTCCGGGATGCCTGGACGCCACTTCCCAGAAGCCCTACCGACCGTGCAGCGGGCGAGTGACCCGGTTGAATGGCTGGCTTACATCCACGCCGCTGCGTCGCGTTGTGCGCCGTTCAGCGGGGCGGCTGGGACAAGCAGTGGCATGGCACAACAAGAAACCAAACTGCACGGTGATGGCCAGTTTGCTCGGTTCGACATGGAAGAGCATTCCCGGCGTCCGGCGCGCACGGGCTCACTGATCGCCAGCCCATGACCCACGTCGGTCACGATTTGCATGGCGTTTGCTGAAATGTTGGCGATTCTGTTGGTTCGCGACCGAGGCCCTGGATTTAGTTTGGCGCCACTTGGCACCGAGCGGTGCGCACGGCAGCTGAAGCTCAACGGCTTGTGGAATGACCATGAGCCATGAATCGACGCCCAAAAAGCCATGAatcgacgccgccgatATGCCCTGTCGACAGCATCAGCCCGAGTACTCTCCATTGGCTTGGTGAACACTGTTCAGACCTGAGGCGGGTCCTGATTGATGCCTGACCCAGAAACCTGAGAAATGACCCGACCTTGTCTCTCCCACGCTCCCACACAATCCTAATCTTTTCGATGCACCCGGAGGCTGCAAGGTGTCGGAAAGTGGAGCTGTTCTACGTAACCCAGGAACCAACTGGATCTGTTACGTACGGGGCAGGGTGTGACATGGGAATGTCGGAAGCTACCCAAAACAGTGGAACCTCCGGACCTCTTGTTGTTCCTCTTAAAGAATACCACCTGACTTTGATCAAACAAATGACGAGAATCTCGCCGACGTAGATGTGCCGCAGACGATACGTGACCGCCGTGGAATTTCCATTCTGCTCACCCGTGACCGTGCGCTGGTGGTGGCGTCCAGTTGACGGATATAGGAAGATGCGGATTGGAGATGGCCAGGATCTGTGCGAGTGACGACTGTGGAGCTGGCGCAAACGGCCGCGACTTTGATGGCTGTGAGGGCAGAGGGTTCATTGGGGATCTCGGGGGCGCGTCGGGGTCAGATTTTTTCTCGGGTCTTGTTCACAGACCTGTATTTAGTTACAATCAGGCATCATGCCAGCCTCCGGCTCCCTGTGCTATGTACCTAGTCCTGGACAGAGGGACCAGAGGGCTCACAATCACTGTTAGGATCAACAAAGAGGGCCTGTTGTTGTGGACGGCCATGTGAGAGAAGACCTCGCATCTCACAGGGTCAGAAAATGCCCAAAGTTTCCATGTGGTGCTTTAGCTCCCAGGCCCCACTGGCGAAAGGGTTGAAGCTCAAGAGATCCTTGCAAAGTCGCAAGATGAGAGGGACATGGTGTTGGTTCTAAGGGTTGTCCTGGTGGGCTTGAGGATTGGGTGAGTGGCGGACCGCGGTCATCCGAGCGGGCATTGCGGGTCCTTTGATCACCGTTGTGACCGTACCGAGCGGGCGGCAGCCAAGGTCAGCAAGGCACAATCTCGTGGCACCGATTCCAGGAGCGAGCGCGTTTGTCGCAGCTAAAAGTTACCTGCCAAGAGAGGaggcgagaggagggatgGGGAGTCAGACTCAGGCGGCGTGGGGGCCGTAGCGTCAGAGAGTGGCAATGTCTGCGTGGAGACGTGGAGCGTTGCGCGTAGATTGGATCAACTATGTTTGGCAAGAGAGGGCTGTGAGAACTCGGCTTGCATGGCCGACCCCCCAGAGATGTGGATAAGAGCGTGGTGGAATGTGATGTAGCACCCTCTCTCCCAtgccccacctccaccaactCACTCTTTGAGGTCGCTGCACGCCCACCCGATCAGCGCGCGCACACTAGACGGATAGAACCACCCAGTCTCTTTGCCCCACTGTTCCACTGTTGCTGTTCGCTACTCGGTGTTGGTCGCTTCACATACACGTACCACatacacacacacacacgcacacacacacagctcgcggcgcgcggcacgCATGTTGACGCCCTCCACGCCCCTTGTccatcccaaccccacctcgtcgactcGTCCCACGCCTCCAGAACACTGGATGGGATAAATAACTTGTTCACACACACatacacacacacacagGTCCATCGACAGTTGATATTTGCTAGCTGCAGAGTAGCTGGTAGTTGACATCGACATCTTCCCTTGTGCTGCCTATCAACTTGGTTAAGTCTCTCTTTTCAACTCCCGACTCGGATTCCTGGCACCCAACTCGGCGAGCCATTGAGTCTTGACTACATTCCCCACCGCAGCAACCCCTCCCAACCCTGCACCGGCGCTTGATTGCAATCGATCTACCTGCAACGTCAACATCGAGCAAACTTTGTCGAGCGCTGTGCGTCGTATAAGCTCTAGCAAGGCTTGTTTGATTTGGGTCGTCATGGCAGAAGATCCTTACTTGTACCACCAGTGTCAGACACCAAGTGGATCTCATGGGTCGATTGGAGGAATGGGTGGATATGGACAAgttcaacctccacctcaacAGGTAATCCCTGTTATCCCCCACCCTTACTCTACTCATTCGACTATTCATCATCACTCGATACCagctcatcatcatccatcGCCTCATTCAATCTCAGAGCATCAATATCAACATCGacatcctcatccctcacTTTCTCATCCTTGCCCTCCACCTTATCCCGCGTACCCACAAACTCCCGCTTCTCCTCAACATCTCCTCACACCTCAACTTGCGCCTTTACCTTCCCCAACCTTCACCTACGCGGCCCAGTCGCCCCAAAGTCACATCGGCAACACCCCACTCCAGCCTCCGCATCACCTTCTCCCCTACACGCCAAACATGGCCTACTCGCCTCCACAACAACAGCAGTCAGAGCCGCTTAAGCGACGCAGAATTACCGTATGTCCACAGATATTCCGAGACTTTGGTTATGCTAATCTAAAGCGTGCTTGCGATCGGTGTCACCGCAGCGGCGTCAAGGTAAGTCCTTCCgtccttccttccttccgTCCTTCACATGAAAGGGACGCGGGGCCGCGAGGGCAGTCACCGAAGCCACCCGCCTTCATAAGTGGGCAGCCATTCCGGCGATCACTCTTCGCTTGCCTACTCTCGACGTTCTTTTTTGACTGACACACAGTGCTCAAGAAGCCCGACTCCTGGCATCTGCGGCCCGTGCGCCGCCTTCGGCTCTGAATGCACGTATCAGCGGCCAGTCAAGCGGCGAGGGGTGAGTGCCTACGCCGCGGCGTCCTGCACACCATGAAGgtgtggggttgggtgcGGCGTGGACAACAAGAAGGGTGTGGATTAACGCCTTGCAGCCAGTTCCTCGGGCCCTGTCGGCCAAGACTACCCTAAGCGGAGCATCTCAGTCGCAAGTGGTCTGGAAGTATGAGTCCGTCAGTACGCCCGAAGCGATCGAGACACTGGTCGATGCGTATCACCGCATCATTTACCCAATGTGAGTTTGTCAACTTTGACATTCCGAGTCATGCGTGGACGTCATTCGGACAAACTCCTGTCTTTGCCGGTGGCTGTGAGCACCAAAGAGGTCTGGAAGGCCAGAGGAAGGAAAAGTGTGACGCAGTGTTGCATAAATGGCTGGGCTGCATTGTGCTAAGCCCTGCGAGTGCGCAAATTGTACCCTGCCAAAACGCCACCTTGAATGCTGCGCTTTTACCCACCCTGTAACGGCGACTAACCTTCGCGCAGCCTCCCTTTCTTCCACTGGCCGTCCTTTTACGCTCATATCCGCGTTCGGAGGTACATGCATGATCGGGCCTTTTATGCTGTGACTATGGCCTTGTGCGCCATCACGAGCGCACGCATGCGCGACGGCGCAAGCTTCTTGCTGGACGCTGGAGTAAAGGCGCCTCTGTCTGCGGATGTGCCCACAAGCGAGGCATTTTACGAGGCAGCAATACGTACCTTCCCGGCCGACCTAAGCCAGGCGTCCGAGTTCGACTATaagcgcgccaaggtcaTTCTCGCCATGCTCTGCATCCAGTTTGGCAACGTGCGCCAGCTCACCACACATCTTGGCGACTACATGACGCTGAGCAGTATCGACAACTTCCACCTCGAAGCTCGTTGGCCAGCAAATCTTCCCGAAACCGAAGTGCAGGAGCGCCGGCGACTGGTCAGTCCTCGTTCTGGAAAGAGCATTATCCATGACACGCTCTGACATCGCAGTTCTGGGGCGCATACACAATCGACGTCTACGCAGCAACCACTTTCGGAGGCGTGGTGCGGCACCGTGAGGCGCAGTCCACAGTGCTTTACCCTGCCCttgttgacgacgacgaaaTTACGGAGAGAGGGATCGTGCCTCGCATTCATGGGGCCACCCGCCCATCATACCTTGTAGGGTGGAACTTTACCACGGACCTGTACAGGATTCTCGAGCATTCCCTCGACCAACTCCGGGCGAAGCATCTCAACGCCAATGGCACGTCCGACATTACCAACTTTTTCTCGACACGGTCGGGCTCAACGCAGCAAGAAGGCCTGGACCTTGTGGCACAGCTGTATGCCAAGCTACCAGAAGACTTCAAAGGCGCGAAGGCCATGACTGGTGACATGAAGGAGGACCGCTACGGATTCCAAGGTGGGTCAACGTCACAACGAGatgctgacagcagctgcGGACATCATGGTGACGATGCAGACCGTCAAGATGGTCATGCTTGGGCTCGAGGATGCGACAGTCGAGCGTCGCTGTGCCGTCGCTGGCGAGCTCCTGGACGCGCTGTCGAATGTCCCGACTGCCTACATCCAGGCTATCAGCTCTCCGATCGTGAGTTGAGAACATGCGTTGTGCTGACGGACAGATGCATCACCTTGCTGGCGTCGGACACCTGTTAGGCAGTGTTATCCAGTCACCGTTGTCGCCATGGGCCTATCTCCAAGTGCGCAATGTCCTCATAACCATGGCGAACCTTGTTTCCGACCTCGAGACGTCGTTGTCAAACATCCAAGGTATCGGCAACAAGCTGAAGGACCATGTCAACCGCATCGACCAATATATGCACGCAACTGCAGACCACCAACGACGTGCGCATGTGTACCATAGCACGCTCCCCCCAAATGCGTGGGGTGGCAGCTCTGGCCAGTTGCCCCAGATGCCGAGCAGCGACATGCGCGCCGAGAGACCACAGGGCATCTCTGTCGCGTCATCTCTGTCCCCCGAGAGCGCCACGCCATCGTGGAACAATCCCTCCCCGAGCTTCAGCAACCCCAAGAACGTCCCCTACCCCATGGCGCCCGACATGTTCGAGTTCAGCCTGCCGCACATGGCGCCCGACACTCAGGTCCAGCTCCCGAccgacctcttcctcgacctgtCCTTCGAGTTTGGCTCCGAGGGCTTTGACTTCCTCTCGCTCGGGTTGTAACCATCCATTCTACTGCATACGAATACATATCGTCCCGCCAGTCACCGACGAAAACGCGTCGTCTCTCACATCTTGTCTGTTAACGAACATTCTACGCACTACATTTTGCACCAACGCATAGCATCCCCTTGTCTTAGATCTCCACCCGCGGCTTTCAATGCCCACTCGGCTACGTTGTTCGCGCTGTACCATCATATGCATTGGCTCGAGCATGGGTGTAAGGAAGTTCGTGCAAACTTGTGAACGCGACACAGCTAGTGGATGCGGTCGCGTTCACAAGTTTGCAC from Cutaneotrichosporon cavernicola HIS019 DNA, chromosome: 7b encodes:
- a CDS encoding uncharacterized protein (Fungal specific transcription factor domain) yields the protein MAYSPPQQQQSEPLKRRRITRACDRCHRSGVKCSRSPTPGICGPCAAFGSECTYQRPVKRRGPVPRALSAKTTLSGASQSQVVWKYESVSTPEAIETLVDAYHRIIYPILPFFHWPSFYAHIRVRRYMHDRAFYAVTMALCAITSARMRDGASFLLDAGVKAPLSADVPTSEAFYEAAIRTFPADLSQASEFDYKRAKVILAMLCIQFGNVRQLTTHLGDYMTLSSIDNFHLEARWPANLPETEVQERRRLFWGAYTIDVYAATTFGGVVRHREAQSTVLYPALVDDDEITERGIVPRIHGATRPSYLVGWNFTTDLYRILEHSLDQLRAKHLNANGTSDITNFFSTRSGSTQQEGLDLVAQLYAKLPEDFKGAKAMTGDMKEDRYGFQAADIMVTMQTVKMVMLGLEDATVERRCAVAGELLDALSNVPTAYIQAISSPIMHHLAGVGHLLGSVIQSPLSPWAYLQVRNVLITMANLVSDLETSLSNIQGIGNKLKDHVNRIDQYMHATADHQRRAHVYHSTLPPNAWGGSSGQLPQMPSSDMRAERPQGISVASSLSPESATPSWNNPSPSFSNPKNVPYPMAPDMFEFSLPHMAPDTQVQLPTDLFLDLSFEFGSEGFDFLSLGL